From the genome of Fusobacterium varium:
TCAAATTCCTCCTTAACCAATCATTATATTGGTTATAACATAATTTTATCTAAAATACAAATATTAATTAATTTTATTTTTAAATAAAAAATAAGATTGTTTAAAATTTGTTAATATTCTAAACTTTTAATTTTAACAAACTTTTTGTAAAATGCCATACCTACAAAGATGATCTCTTTTATTCCTCTATCTTGTAGAGATACATAATATTTTTTATCTTTTATTTGTTCTAAAGCTTCTTCTGCTTTTTTTTCAAGATTTTCTTCACTATCAGCAACTTTAAATTCTAAAATAAATCCTCTCATATTTTTATTTAATGGTTCAATTTCTATATCATATCTTCCAAGTCCACTTTCTCCATTAGAATTTATATGATATCTTCCTTCAAGATGAATCATCAGACCTAAGATAAAATTATGGTACACTTTCTCTATATTTGAAATATCATAAAAGCTCATATATTTTAAAAGTATCTCTTGAAGTTCTATTTCAAATTTATCAATATTGTTATCTAAAAGATTTTTTATTAATCTTTTAAAAGTTAGATTTGTTCCAAATGAAATCTCTATAAAACTATCTTTAAAAAATTTTTTTACCTCATTATTTGGAATTTTTATACTATAAATATCATCTTCTATTT
Proteins encoded in this window:
- a CDS encoding PD-(D/E)XK nuclease domain-containing protein, which codes for YNGYRFGDTKVYNPWSILNFLSEREFKSYWIDTSENYLIKDILKSADRETFNKLNNLLFGKEVEEEITGKSTLQEVLEAHDLWELLLFSGYLTIDKKIEDDIYSIKIPNNEVKKFFKDSFIEISFGTNLTFKRLIKNLLDNNIDKFEIELQEILLKYMSFYDISNIEKVYHNFILGLMIHLEGRYHINSNGESGLGRYDIEIEPLNKNMRGFILEFKVADSEENLEKKAEEALEQIKDKKYYVSLQDRGIKEIIFVGMAFYKKFVKIKSLEY